TCGTCGTCCCCGCTCCGGAGCAGGAGCACGAGGAGCGGGCCGAGCCCACCGACGACGCCGAGGCCGGCGAGGACGACGGCTCGGTGGCCCGGATCAGCCTGCGCCTGCCCGAGTCCGTCAAGTCCCGCGCGGAGGCCGCCGCGGCCGCCGCCGGCATCTCCCTCAACGCCTGGCTGGTGCGCGCCGTCGCCGCCGGGCTCCGCGAGCCCACCGACCCGTCGCGCTCCGCGCGCGGCCCCCGCCGCTACTCCGGCTTCGCCCGGAGCTGACGCACACCCCGAGGAGTCCCTGGTGACCGTCCGCACGCACCGCGTCCCGCTGTCCGACGCGCCCCGTTCGCTGGAGGTGCAGAACCCGGCGGGCTCCACGACCGTCGAGGCCGACCCGGGCGCCGAGGAGGTCCGGATCGAGGTCCAGGCGATGAACAGCGCCGCCGACGAGCTGATCGACCGGATCGACCTGACCGTCACGCGGAGCTCGCTCCGGCTGTCGGTGCCCGAGCGGCGCCTGCTGCGCACCCCCGCGTTCGCCATCACCGTGACCACCCCCCCGGACGCCGACGTCCAGCTCACCGGCGCCTCCGCCGACGCGACCCTGCGCGGCCGGCTGGGCCGGGCGGTGCTGACCAGCTCCAGCGGTGACCTGTCCGCCGAGCACTGCACCGACCTGCAGGCCCGCACCGCCAGCGGCGACGTCCGGGCCGGCCGGGTCGACGGCGCGGCCGTGGTGGGCAGCGCCTCCGGGGACGTCCGGGTGGACGACGCCGGCGGGCCGGTGCAGGTGCGCACCGCCTCCGGTGACGTGCTCCTCGGCTCGGTGGCCACCGACGCCGTGGTCAAGAGCGCCTCCGGCGACGTGCAGGTGCTGCGGGCGGAGAGCGGTGACGTGCGGCTGACCACCGTCTCCGGCGACGCGGTCGTCGGCGTCGCCGCCGGCCTGCGGGTGTGGGTGGACGTGCAGACCGTCTCCGGCCGGATGCGCTCCGAGCTCGAGGACGACGGCCCGGTCGGCGGCGGTGCGCAGCTGTCCCTGCGGCTGCAGTCGGTCTCCGGCGACCTGACCCTGCGCCGGGCGGTGCCGCGGCCGCCGACACCGCCCACCCCACCGACGCCCCCGACCGCGCCGGTGCCACCGGAGGCGCCGCCGGTGCCACCCACTCTCCCGTCGCCGCCGGACGCCCCGACCGGCGCCTGGTCGCGCGGCTGAGCGGGGGCGGTCCGCTCAGCCGGCCGCGGCCGCCGTCCCGCGCACCGCCACGGCGACGGTGAGCTGCGGCGCGAGGTCACCC
The Modestobacter versicolor genome window above contains:
- a CDS encoding toxin-antitoxin system HicB family antitoxin translates to MDLSDYVDALRRHLTTAAAAGTEQTKETARLLADTLEPAVRLAVTDALSAMAAEVTAAWDGGLVDIRLRGRDPEVVVVPAPEQEHEERAEPTDDAEAGEDDGSVARISLRLPESVKSRAEAAAAAAGISLNAWLVRAVAAGLREPTDPSRSARGPRRYSGFARS
- a CDS encoding DUF4097 family beta strand repeat-containing protein; protein product: MTVRTHRVPLSDAPRSLEVQNPAGSTTVEADPGAEEVRIEVQAMNSAADELIDRIDLTVTRSSLRLSVPERRLLRTPAFAITVTTPPDADVQLTGASADATLRGRLGRAVLTSSSGDLSAEHCTDLQARTASGDVRAGRVDGAAVVGSASGDVRVDDAGGPVQVRTASGDVLLGSVATDAVVKSASGDVQVLRAESGDVRLTTVSGDAVVGVAAGLRVWVDVQTVSGRMRSELEDDGPVGGGAQLSLRLQSVSGDLTLRRAVPRPPTPPTPPTPPTAPVPPEAPPVPPTLPSPPDAPTGAWSRG